In Microbacterium maritypicum, the following are encoded in one genomic region:
- a CDS encoding 2-oxo acid dehydrogenase subunit E2, whose product MIDTTSADRRGTRAVAFDPMRRAIARTVTESAAIPSFTVTATADVDALLSLREEFNQELTPTGQRLSVNAFLVRAVALALADHPEINASYSDEGRGQVLLHDRINIGVAVDAPSGLMIPVLHDVDHDSVTEISRRTRDLAARAKERKLQLSDLSDGTFTISNLGMFGVGHFTALIIPPQGAVLAVGAVTEHVALVDGAAVARRLLRYTLTADHRIIDGALAAKFLATLTGILERPDRLRRP is encoded by the coding sequence ATGATCGACACCACCTCGGCCGACCGGCGCGGCACGCGCGCTGTCGCGTTCGACCCGATGCGTCGCGCCATCGCGCGAACCGTCACCGAGAGCGCGGCGATACCCAGCTTCACCGTGACCGCCACGGCGGATGTCGATGCGCTGTTGAGCCTGCGAGAAGAGTTCAACCAGGAGCTGACCCCCACCGGGCAGAGGCTCTCCGTGAACGCCTTCCTCGTGCGCGCCGTAGCGCTGGCCCTCGCAGATCATCCCGAGATCAACGCCAGCTACTCGGACGAGGGCCGCGGACAGGTGCTCCTTCATGACCGCATCAATATCGGTGTCGCCGTGGACGCGCCCTCGGGGCTGATGATCCCGGTGCTGCACGACGTCGACCACGACTCGGTCACCGAGATCTCCCGCCGGACCCGTGACCTCGCTGCGCGGGCGAAGGAGCGCAAGCTCCAGCTCTCCGACCTGAGCGATGGCACCTTCACCATCAGCAACCTCGGGATGTTCGGCGTCGGGCACTTCACCGCGCTGATCATCCCGCCGCAGGGGGCAGTGCTCGCGGTCGGCGCGGTGACCGAGCACGTCGCGCTCGTCGACGGCGCCGCTGTCGCTCGCCGACTGCTCAGGTACACCCTCACCGCGGATCATCGGATCATCGACGGTGCCCTCGCAGCGAAGTTCCTCGCCACCCTCACCGGCATCCTCGAGCGGCCTGACCGACTTCGTCGACCCTGA
- a CDS encoding MFS transporter, translating into MSTSRPLSPAKRWLGLVLIATAQFVVIMDTSIIGVALPDIQRALGFTPESLSWVFNAYVVAFGGLLLLGGRLSDAFGARKIFVLGWIVLIVGSIMAGAAGTVGVEIAGRAIQGAGSAMIAPAALTLLMMLFGGTSDLPKAFAVYGAAAPIGGTAGVFLGGVLTEYASWPWVFYVTVPIALIVLAFAATALPRTVRKASGSIDIGGAVTVTLGLAAVVYAVVNAPEIGWLTWSTLGMLAAGIVLLLIFFLIQARSRNPLLRLGLLRAPLLGAANVAQLMLGAAWVSMWFFLNLYLQQVLGASAFAAGAALLPMTGLVVLVMIALAPRLQERFGAKALIVTGLLLLAGGLAWLAFVRPDGSYVVDVLPASLLAALGMSLAFVPSLGTAINAAPPAETGVASGLVSTSYQIGSALGLAVLTAIVYGIAGHDSTTVELTQGYSAAFIGAAILALLGAIITAIAMRKPRAAAFVSEESVSA; encoded by the coding sequence ATGTCCACATCCAGACCCCTGTCACCCGCGAAGCGATGGCTCGGCCTCGTGCTGATCGCCACCGCGCAGTTCGTCGTGATCATGGACACGTCGATCATCGGCGTCGCCCTGCCCGACATCCAGAGGGCTCTCGGCTTCACCCCCGAGTCGCTGTCCTGGGTGTTCAACGCCTACGTCGTCGCCTTCGGCGGCCTGCTCCTGCTGGGCGGACGCCTCTCCGACGCATTCGGCGCCCGCAAGATCTTCGTGCTCGGCTGGATCGTCCTCATCGTCGGCTCGATCATGGCCGGAGCCGCCGGCACGGTCGGCGTCGAGATCGCCGGACGCGCCATCCAGGGCGCCGGGTCCGCGATGATCGCCCCCGCAGCCCTGACTCTGCTCATGATGCTGTTCGGCGGCACCTCCGACCTCCCCAAGGCGTTCGCCGTCTATGGCGCCGCCGCGCCCATCGGCGGCACGGCCGGCGTCTTCCTCGGCGGTGTCCTGACCGAGTACGCGAGCTGGCCCTGGGTGTTCTACGTCACGGTCCCGATCGCGCTCATCGTGCTCGCCTTCGCCGCGACAGCTCTCCCCCGCACCGTCCGCAAGGCATCGGGCTCGATCGACATCGGCGGAGCCGTCACGGTGACCCTCGGACTCGCCGCCGTGGTCTACGCCGTCGTCAACGCACCGGAGATCGGCTGGCTCACCTGGTCCACGCTGGGGATGCTGGCAGCCGGCATCGTCCTGCTGCTGATCTTCTTCCTCATCCAGGCCCGCAGCCGCAACCCGCTGCTGCGCCTCGGCCTGCTGCGCGCCCCGCTCCTCGGTGCCGCGAACGTCGCCCAGCTGATGCTCGGCGCCGCGTGGGTGTCGATGTGGTTCTTCCTGAACCTCTACCTGCAGCAGGTGCTCGGTGCGAGCGCGTTCGCCGCCGGAGCCGCACTGCTGCCGATGACCGGACTGGTCGTGCTCGTCATGATCGCCCTGGCACCGCGGCTTCAGGAGCGGTTCGGCGCCAAGGCACTGATCGTCACCGGACTGCTCCTGCTGGCCGGCGGTCTCGCCTGGCTCGCGTTCGTCCGACCCGACGGCTCCTACGTCGTCGACGTCCTACCTGCCTCGCTGCTCGCAGCCCTCGGCATGTCGCTGGCGTTCGTCCCCTCGCTCGGCACCGCCATCAACGCGGCGCCTCCGGCGGAGACCGGCGTCGCCTCCGGACTCGTCAGCACCAGCTACCAGATCGGATCCGCGCTCGGCCTCGCGGTGCTCACGGCGATCGTCTACGGCATCGCCGGCCACGACTCCACCACGGTCGAGCTCACGCAGGGCTACTCCGCCGCCTTCATCGGCGCGGCGATCCTCGCCCTGCTGGGAGCGATCATCACCGCGATCGCCATGAGGAAGCCGCGGGCAGCGGCCTTCGTCTCCGAGGAGTCGGTATCGGCCTGA
- a CDS encoding heavy-metal-associated domain-containing protein, translated as MTTNEFQVTGMTCGHCEMSIREEVAEVPGVEDIQVSAQTGVLLVTGSDSLDDAQILAAVTEAGYSAVRKA; from the coding sequence ATGACCACGAACGAATTCCAGGTGACCGGAATGACCTGCGGACACTGCGAGATGTCGATCCGCGAAGAGGTCGCCGAGGTCCCGGGTGTCGAAGACATCCAGGTGAGCGCACAGACGGGCGTACTCCTCGTCACCGGCTCCGACTCCCTCGACGACGCGCAGATCCTGGCCGCCGTCACAGAGGCCGGGTACTCGGCGGTGCGGAAGGCATGA
- a CDS encoding heavy metal translocating P-type ATPase has protein sequence MSTSAPSSAGSGVELEIGGMTCASCAMRIEKKLNKLEGVVATVNYATEKAKVTVPDGYDPALLIAEVEKTGYSAALPAPKGKRADTGSTGDAEGEDPELRSLRNRLIGAVVLTVPVIAMAMIPALQFMYWQWASLALAAPVIIWAAWPFHKAAWTNLRHGAATMDTLISMGTSAAFLWSLYALFFGTAGTPGMTHPFEFALAPSDGAANIYLEVGAGVTMFILAGRYFEKRSKKQAGAALRALLELGAKEVAVLRGGVETKIPVEDLQVGDEFIVRPGEKIATDGIVVSGTSAVDASMLTGEAVPVEVAEGDSVTGATTNVGGRLVVRATRIGSDTQLAQMAQLVEDAQTGKAEVQRLADRISGVFVPIVIVIAFAALGGWLGAGFPVTAAFTAAVAVLVIACPCALGLATPTALLVGTGRGAQMGVLIKGPEVLESTRKIDTVVLDKTGTVTTGRMTLVDVFVEDGTDRAELLRLAGALEDASEHPIAQAIAKGATQEVGALPTPEDFANIEGKGVQGIVDGHAVLVGRDSLLAEWSQKLSRELASTKARAEGEGKTVVAVGWDGQARGILVVADTVKPSSAEAIRRFKEIGLTPILLTGDNEAVARQIAAEVGIEEVIAEVLPKDKVDVVTRLQREGKTVAMIGDGVNDAPALAQADLGLAMGTGADVAIEASDITLVRGDLRSAVDAIRLSRKTLGTIKTNLFWAFAYNVAAIPVAALGMLNPMLAGAAMALSSVFVVGNSLRLRGFKSIAKP, from the coding sequence ATGAGCACATCAGCACCCTCGAGTGCGGGGTCCGGCGTCGAGTTGGAGATCGGCGGGATGACCTGCGCCTCCTGCGCGATGCGGATCGAGAAGAAGCTCAACAAGCTCGAGGGCGTCGTCGCGACCGTGAACTACGCGACCGAGAAGGCGAAGGTCACCGTTCCCGACGGCTACGATCCGGCACTGCTGATCGCCGAGGTGGAGAAGACCGGTTACTCGGCCGCGCTGCCCGCCCCGAAGGGCAAGCGCGCAGACACCGGGTCGACCGGTGACGCCGAGGGCGAGGATCCGGAGCTGCGCTCGCTGCGCAACCGGCTGATCGGGGCCGTCGTGCTGACGGTGCCCGTGATCGCGATGGCGATGATCCCCGCGCTGCAGTTCATGTACTGGCAGTGGGCTTCGCTCGCCCTGGCCGCGCCCGTGATCATCTGGGCGGCCTGGCCGTTCCACAAGGCCGCGTGGACGAACCTCCGCCACGGCGCCGCAACGATGGACACCCTCATCTCGATGGGCACCTCGGCCGCGTTCCTGTGGTCGCTGTATGCGCTGTTCTTCGGAACCGCGGGCACGCCGGGCATGACGCACCCCTTCGAGTTCGCGCTGGCCCCCTCCGACGGCGCGGCCAACATCTACCTCGAGGTGGGTGCCGGGGTGACGATGTTCATCCTCGCCGGGCGCTACTTCGAGAAGCGCTCCAAGAAGCAGGCGGGTGCCGCCCTGCGCGCTCTCCTCGAACTCGGAGCGAAGGAGGTCGCCGTTCTGCGCGGCGGCGTCGAGACGAAGATCCCCGTCGAAGACCTGCAGGTCGGCGACGAGTTCATCGTGCGACCGGGCGAGAAGATCGCCACCGACGGCATCGTCGTCTCCGGGACGTCGGCCGTGGATGCATCCATGCTCACGGGCGAGGCCGTGCCCGTCGAAGTGGCCGAGGGCGATTCCGTCACCGGCGCCACGACGAACGTCGGCGGTCGGCTCGTGGTCCGCGCGACCCGGATCGGCTCCGACACGCAGCTGGCGCAGATGGCGCAGCTCGTCGAAGACGCGCAGACCGGGAAGGCCGAGGTGCAGCGGCTCGCCGACCGGATCTCCGGAGTGTTCGTGCCCATCGTGATCGTGATCGCGTTCGCGGCGCTCGGCGGCTGGCTCGGCGCCGGATTCCCGGTGACCGCGGCGTTCACGGCGGCCGTCGCCGTGCTCGTGATCGCCTGCCCCTGCGCTCTCGGTCTCGCCACCCCCACCGCGCTGCTGGTCGGCACCGGTCGCGGCGCGCAGATGGGCGTGCTCATCAAGGGCCCGGAGGTCTTGGAATCCACCCGCAAGATCGACACCGTCGTGCTGGACAAGACCGGCACGGTCACGACCGGCCGGATGACCCTCGTCGACGTGTTCGTCGAGGACGGCACCGATCGTGCAGAGCTGCTCCGGCTCGCCGGTGCGTTGGAGGATGCCTCCGAGCACCCCATCGCGCAGGCCATCGCCAAGGGCGCGACCCAGGAGGTCGGCGCACTGCCGACACCCGAGGACTTCGCGAACATCGAGGGCAAGGGCGTGCAGGGCATCGTCGACGGCCACGCGGTGCTGGTCGGCCGTGACTCGCTCCTCGCCGAGTGGTCGCAGAAGCTGAGCCGCGAGCTCGCCTCGACGAAGGCGCGCGCCGAGGGCGAGGGCAAGACCGTCGTCGCGGTCGGCTGGGACGGGCAGGCACGAGGCATCCTCGTGGTGGCCGACACCGTCAAGCCCAGCAGCGCCGAGGCGATCCGTCGCTTCAAGGAAATCGGGTTGACCCCCATCCTGCTCACCGGCGACAACGAGGCGGTCGCCCGCCAGATCGCCGCCGAAGTGGGCATCGAAGAGGTCATCGCCGAGGTCCTCCCGAAGGACAAGGTCGACGTCGTCACCCGACTGCAGCGCGAGGGAAAGACGGTCGCGATGATCGGCGACGGCGTCAACGACGCCCCTGCCCTCGCTCAGGCCGACCTCGGCCTCGCGATGGGCACCGGAGCGGACGTCGCGATCGAAGCATCCGACATCACCCTGGTGCGCGGCGACCTGCGCAGCGCGGTCGATGCGATCCGACTGTCGCGCAAGACCCTCGGAACCATCAAGACCAACCTGTTCTGGGCCTTCGCCTACAACGTCGCGGCGATCCCCGTCGCGGCGCTCGGGATGCTGAACCCGATGCTCGCCGGTGCGGCGATGGCGCTCTCGAGCGTCTTCGTCGTCGGCAACAGCCTCCGCCTGCGCGGCTTCAAGAGCATCGCCAAGCCCTGA
- a CDS encoding YHS domain-containing protein encodes MTNDTEAPASCCSISAPNPAAAGNGRANLLAGGASDDLTTCPVMVGNPVSKKAAEAAGLFRDHEGERYYFCCAGCGPAFDSDPAKYAANMA; translated from the coding sequence ATGACGAACGACACCGAGGCACCCGCCAGCTGTTGCAGCATCAGTGCCCCGAACCCCGCCGCGGCAGGAAACGGACGCGCAAACCTGCTGGCCGGCGGTGCGAGTGACGATCTGACGACCTGCCCGGTCATGGTCGGCAACCCGGTCAGCAAGAAGGCCGCAGAGGCGGCGGGCCTCTTCCGCGATCACGAGGGCGAGCGGTACTACTTCTGCTGCGCCGGATGCGGGCCGGCCTTCGACTCCGACCCCGCCAAGTACGCCGCCAACATGGCCTGA
- a CDS encoding heavy metal translocating P-type ATPase, whose translation MTDPHAHHHSPAHSMDAPEAAHENHGSHESHGDHEGHENHGGHGGHSGHGGHAGHGDHVGQFRRLFWINLVIAVPVVAFSPMFAMIFGYEVPGWARFIAPVLGTVMYVWGGWPFLTGAVSELKSRKPGMMLLIGLAITVAFLASWGATLGLLHHELEFWWELALLIVIMLLGHWIEMRSLAQTTSALDSLAALLPDEAERVEGDTVVTVSPADLVVGDVVVVRPGGSIPADGRIIDGTAAMDESMVTGESRPVTRATGDTVTAGTVATDSGLRVEITATGDDTALAGIQRLVTEAQNSSSRAQRIADRAAALLFWFALLSAALTAVIWTLVGNPDAAVVRSITVLVIACPHALGLAIPLVVSIATERAARGGVLIKDRLALESMRTVDAVLFDKTGTLTKGAPTVTAVEPTGDIDADRLLLLAASAEADSEHPLARAIVRAAQETGMTLAKASGFTSSPAVGVTATVDGREVRVGGPKLLDEVGGQEIAAADQWRGEGAIILHVVVDGQVVGGLKLADEVRPESQQAVDALHKLGVEVVMITGDAQAVAESVAAELGIDRVFADVRPEDKSRKVAELQAEGKKVAMVGDGVNDAPALAQADVGIAIGAGTDVAIASAGVILASSDPRSVVSVIELSRAAYRKMKQNLWWAAGYNLLSVPLAAGVLAPIGFVLPMSVGAILMSLSTVVVALNAQLLRRIDITPEASTRAVLGR comes from the coding sequence ATGACCGATCCGCATGCGCACCACCACTCGCCCGCGCACTCGATGGATGCCCCGGAGGCTGCGCACGAGAACCATGGCAGCCACGAGAGCCATGGCGATCACGAGGGGCACGAGAACCACGGCGGTCATGGGGGTCACTCAGGTCACGGCGGGCACGCAGGTCACGGCGACCATGTCGGTCAGTTCCGACGCCTGTTCTGGATCAACCTGGTCATCGCGGTTCCCGTGGTGGCGTTCTCGCCGATGTTCGCGATGATCTTCGGCTACGAGGTCCCCGGGTGGGCGCGGTTCATCGCGCCGGTGCTGGGCACGGTCATGTACGTCTGGGGCGGCTGGCCCTTCCTCACCGGCGCCGTCAGCGAACTCAAGTCGCGCAAGCCGGGCATGATGCTCCTCATCGGCCTCGCCATCACGGTGGCGTTCCTCGCCTCGTGGGGTGCGACACTGGGGCTCCTCCATCACGAGCTCGAGTTCTGGTGGGAGCTCGCACTCCTCATCGTCATCATGCTGCTCGGCCACTGGATCGAGATGCGGTCGCTCGCGCAGACCACGTCGGCACTCGACTCGCTCGCCGCCCTGCTGCCGGACGAGGCCGAGCGCGTCGAGGGCGATACCGTCGTCACCGTCTCGCCCGCGGATCTCGTCGTCGGAGATGTCGTGGTCGTCCGTCCCGGCGGAAGCATCCCTGCGGACGGCCGCATCATCGACGGCACCGCGGCGATGGACGAGTCCATGGTCACCGGCGAATCCCGACCGGTCACCCGGGCCACAGGAGACACCGTCACCGCGGGAACCGTCGCCACCGACTCGGGCCTGCGCGTCGAGATCACGGCCACCGGCGACGACACCGCCCTGGCCGGCATCCAGCGACTGGTCACCGAGGCGCAGAACTCCTCCTCGCGCGCCCAGCGCATCGCCGACCGCGCCGCCGCGCTGCTGTTCTGGTTCGCGCTGCTCTCGGCCGCCCTCACCGCCGTCATCTGGACCCTGGTCGGGAACCCGGATGCCGCCGTGGTGCGCAGCATCACCGTCCTCGTCATCGCCTGCCCGCACGCACTGGGCCTCGCGATCCCGCTGGTCGTGTCGATCGCGACCGAGCGCGCGGCCCGCGGAGGCGTCCTGATCAAGGACCGCCTCGCGCTGGAGAGCATGCGCACGGTCGATGCCGTGCTCTTCGACAAGACCGGCACGCTCACCAAGGGAGCACCCACGGTGACGGCCGTCGAGCCGACCGGCGACATCGACGCCGACCGGCTGCTGCTCCTCGCCGCATCCGCCGAGGCCGACAGCGAGCATCCTCTCGCCCGCGCCATCGTGCGCGCCGCCCAGGAGACGGGCATGACTCTCGCGAAGGCATCCGGCTTCACCTCGTCACCCGCGGTCGGCGTGACGGCGACGGTCGACGGCCGGGAGGTGCGCGTCGGCGGCCCGAAGCTCCTCGACGAGGTCGGCGGGCAGGAGATCGCGGCCGCGGATCAGTGGCGCGGCGAGGGCGCCATCATCCTGCACGTCGTGGTCGACGGACAGGTCGTGGGCGGACTGAAGCTCGCCGACGAGGTGCGGCCGGAATCGCAGCAGGCCGTGGACGCCCTGCACAAGCTCGGCGTCGAGGTGGTCATGATCACCGGCGACGCCCAGGCCGTCGCCGAGTCGGTCGCCGCCGAGCTCGGCATCGACCGGGTCTTCGCCGATGTGCGACCGGAGGACAAGTCGAGGAAGGTCGCCGAGCTGCAGGCCGAGGGCAAGAAGGTCGCGATGGTCGGCGACGGCGTCAACGACGCTCCCGCCCTCGCCCAGGCCGACGTGGGCATCGCGATCGGCGCGGGGACGGATGTCGCCATCGCCTCGGCCGGCGTGATCCTCGCGAGCTCCGACCCACGGTCGGTGGTCTCCGTGATCGAGCTGTCCCGAGCCGCGTACCGCAAGATGAAGCAGAACCTGTGGTGGGCGGCCGGTTACAACCTGCTCTCGGTTCCGCTCGCCGCCGGCGTCTTGGCGCCCATCGGATTCGTCCTGCCCATGTCGGTCGGGGCTATCCTGATGTCCCTGTCGACCGTCGTCGTGGCGCTGAACGCCCAGCTGCTGCGACGCATCGACATCACCCCCGAAGCGAGCACGCGCGCCGTCCTCGGCCGCTGA
- a CDS encoding metal-sensitive transcriptional regulator, producing MTPEATADEHAHGYITDKTKYLNRMRRIEGQARGITKMVDDEKYCIDILTQISALTSALQAVAVGLLDDHLKHCVVDAARMGGDDADAKIKEASDAIARLVRS from the coding sequence ATGACCCCCGAAGCGACGGCTGACGAACACGCCCACGGCTACATCACCGACAAGACCAAGTACCTGAACCGGATGCGCCGCATCGAGGGCCAGGCCCGCGGGATCACGAAGATGGTCGACGACGAGAAGTACTGCATCGACATCCTCACCCAGATCAGCGCGCTCACGAGCGCACTGCAGGCGGTGGCCGTCGGCCTTCTCGACGACCACCTCAAGCACTGCGTCGTGGACGCCGCTCGCATGGGCGGCGACGACGCCGACGCGAAGATCAAGGAAGCGTCGGACGCGATCGCGCGGCTCGTGCGGTCCTGA